The DNA region TTTGCCTGTAAATCTCTAAATAATCAATagcattttgaatttttgtccAAGATAGCTTTGTGGTGAGTAGAGTCTAAGAGCTTGTTCCCAGACTTCCttttgttcaaatttaaagTTTTGTGTGCGTATTTATGTATGATTTTGAAGAAGACCAATCTTCAACTTCAATATTGGATGTAGAATTAGAAGCCCACTAAGCGATAATGCCTTTGATTTTAGAGTCAAGTGGCAACCCCTTCgagcaagttttttttttttaatgaatacttCAAGCAAGGTTTTTATCCTATGCAGTGTTTATGTACTCATAATCGGGTTACCCAAAAGCCAAATTTTACTTAATCACACAGTTTTCGACGTTTATATGTCTTTAGTTATTCATCCATAGCTTTTgcccaataaaaaaagaagctgtttttctttttctatttgtcAATGAATGTTTTGTCTGATTCTAGTATCTCTTTGCAGCAATGGATGATGACAATTCCAACCCATTTCGACGCATGTCGAGCCGAACTCGTAAGGTTGCTCCAAGAATGGCTGCTGCCCTTGCAAGTAGTGACAACCGCACGCAGGTGTGTTGAATCTGTTTCATTGAAAATCGATTTTGGGTTTATGGTTTCTGTATTTGGCACAAGCTTGTGAATGTTGATGAAATAGAAGATTTATTAGCTTTATTTCAACATCATTTTAAGGTCTTAGCAACTTGCTGTTTTAGGCTGCTCTTGCTCGCCTTGAAGCCTTAGAAAACGACAATGCAGGAATGGAAACGGTTGAAATTAACGATGAAGATGACTCTTCTCTTGATGATGAAGATCAAGGTCTAATTCTTATTGGTCCTCATatctctttttccttcttcctttttgttcatttttctctttttatattgCTGCTCTGTAACTTTAATCGATAGAGTGAATGGGTAAATCCAAGCTCTATATGATTCATTGAGCCTATACCTGCATCCATAAAAAAGAAGTCCTGTATGGAGAATATCTAgattaccaaaaaaaagaagaaggaagagttacttctctctctctctctcgtcatTGGAGTTGATTCATCTAAGTAATCAACCATGGAGGGTTGCTCTGAATGGCATTTTAAGGTCAAATTTGGATTATGGTTATAAGGGAAGTTCCTCTTTCTAGGGTATCACTGAAAAATCTCCGTGTCTATGTCACCTTGTcaatggtttattttattttttattttttatttttatttttttttggcttagtTTACATTTCCTGTTTTTTGGGCCTCTTGTTGCAGGATACATGCAAAAGAGGCAGTCCAAGGGTACTAAACGTAAAACCCGGCAGGCAAAGGCACTTGAGAATGCCAGGAAAGCCCCAAGAACATTTCTTGAGCTTTTACATGAGGTAATAAGGGAAATGCTGCTCATactgcttttttgtttttaaattggTTTAATGGTCCTCATTCTTTTAACAACTACAGGCAAACCTGGAATCATTGCCTCCTCATGTTCCCTCCTATTTGAAGGCAGCTGTGGGACCTCCAAGCTCTACCTCTCGCCGCCATTTCTGCACTGTTTGTGGATACGCTGCCAGCTACACATGTGTGAAGTGTGGGATGCGTTTCTGTTCACGCCGTTGCCAGAATATACATAATGATACTCGTTGTCTGAAATTTGTTGCCTAGATGGTGGTAGACTTTCAGTGGCCAAAATCTGTAAATTCGTGACACTGAATGCTAACTCATTGTTATATGCTGAAGCTATTATCTTTATGCAGTTAGTTTGATaatagaatacaaaaaaattgaattattgctgttaatttatatttttttttcaattactgattcatcaaaaaatttcttaaattactGGTAATCACACCTTACTCATGCCACATACTTGGTGCATATTACAGGTTGCTGGAACCTTGTTTGGCAGGGTCTTGCAATTTTCACATGGTTATCAAATGACTACAGCCAATCACAATAAGATCGAATTAATGCAGATGGTTGTAGTCACATGTTAGCAGCAAAATCTTCTTCATGGGTTGTTCAATTGGATTATCTGAATGGTTGTTTCCAGCTCCTTGCAGTTTGCACTATCTTGCAATAGGTAGATAGTTGGGAACTTacttctgttttgtttttgtggtatCTGTTATAACTTATCATCAGAAAACTGGAATGAAACAGATATAACTAATTTATTATGATTCTGAAATCCAAttctttacttttaaaaataatacacTCAATTAAGAAACTTGACAAATCAGCTGCTCAGTGGAGCATTGATCAATTCTTGGCCTACTACTAGAAAACCCACGACATCATATTCAGCCAAACAACATACACTTATATATCAAACAACACAAGAGAACATCAAATCCTTTGACTTGGAAATTTGATGTAATGAATGTTGATGCTCTGTTGATGGTCTTAACAAGGAGGCAGATCTGCTGGTGGAGGAATTACAGACTGAGATTCCCCAACTCCGTTCTCAACTAGGAAGGCCATTGCCAACCCCAAACCGAAGTGTGAGTCTAAGTGACAGTGCATCAGCCAAACTCCTGTTTTGGACCAGGTAAGTGCAAGAAAAGCATCAGATTAGTGGATCTATTGTTGGTGAAACAGATTGAGAGATGCtagcatatacatatatatacatacatacatacataggAGGTTTAGTATATCACCTGGATTATCAGCTACAAATCGGATGACTACCCATCCACCAGGGTTTGATCCAATGGTATTCCTTTCTGGTGGGTCGATGAGGTTGAAATTGGCTGTATCTCTGGTTGGGTTGAAGTTGCCAAAACCTGATCCAACAACGAAGAAATGGTATCCATGAAGATGTATTGGATGGTCCTCTGTTGTGACAATACTGGTATCCTGCAGGACGATTTGTACTCTGGAACCGTACTTCAACTTGTAGAGCTTAGTTCCTGGAACAGGTTGCCACAGCCCCCGGTTCACATTGCCTGTATAATCAAATTGTATGGGCGGAACAGGCGGAAAGTCTGTGGTGAAGACACCACCAGGTGCACCTTGGTAATATGCTTGCATTATGGAGTTCTTTCTTGGGAGTACAAAAGAAACATTGTTCATGCTGGCAGCAAAGCGGGTTCCATTTGGTCCTTGACAACGGGGGCTGTTAGGACGTGTGCAATTGGTTAGTCCCAAACCCACTGTGAAAAATAGGTTCTCATCAATGTTTGTAGGGACTTTGACCTGGTAAGGGCTCTTAAGCCCAGCATTGAAAGCAGTCGCAGTGGCTGTATCATTGTAGGCTGGTAGTTGAGGTAAGATTGGTTTTGAAGATTGCCCCTTCTTGGCACCGCAGGGAGCAGATTTGTATTCAAGGATTGCTGTGGTGGTGGTGTTGTCAAAGGCTGCATTTTGAGCAGTGTTATAGGCACGTGCTGCCATGTAGTAGTGAGCTGGGGGTTGATCAGCGGTGAGGAGGACATTGGTTGTCTGGCCAGGTCCTACCATGATGACTCTGGTTGTGAAAGGCTTGGTGTATTTAGCATCAACACCAACAACAGTCATTTTATGTTTGGCGATGGCAAAGAAAAGTTCCTGATTGAGTGCAGAGTTGATGATTCGTAGAAGAACTGTCTCGCCCGATTCTATGGGAAATCTCACAGTTTCTGCATTGCGATTTTAGGTATGTTACCCACTTCTTGTTACCATCTAATAGAAACAACATATCAAAACTTTATAACAAATTATGGTTTGGTCATAGTTGTAATTGCAGCCTGAGAAATGAGAGTTCAAGTCTATCCCAATTGAACCTGCAATCTTGGTTATTTATTCTTCCCATGGTTATACTTCCACTTAAACTAATCTTATATATTAAGAACAAACAAAGAAGATTACTCTTGATCTTgatcttgttcttgttctttttctcttttatttggtCTTTGGATAGGACAAGGTTACACCTTACCTTGGCTGGAGCATCTATACAGATCACCGGGTTGACCATTTACGGTATATGCATCAGAAACATTAACAGCTGCTCCTGTGAACTGTGCCAGCTTTAGGACATCCATGGGATTTCTATCGAACCATTCTCCTGTTTAACACCATCACAACCTGTTAGAGTTCTATCATTTTCTCATAGTTCATTGAGAACATTGAACAAGAGCTAgagcattaaggatttgaggcgCGAGCTGCTGAGGAAAAAATTAGGGAGGGTTGAATAACAGGTCTTTAGTTGTTACCCAGAAGGATGGTGTATTCTTGTTTGGGCGTTGAGAAGGGATATGGAGAACCCAATTGCGGGTGGATGATGAGAGCTCCATAAACAGTGGCTCTGAGCCAATCGGTATGAGCATGCCACCACAAAGTACCCTCCTGGTTTATGATTGTGAAACGGTACGTGTAAGTTGCTCCCGTTTGGATAGGACACTGGGTCACATAAGTAGGCCCATCTGCCCATGGATTTCTGAGCTGTCGAATTCCATGCCTGATAGATAAAGTGCAGGTTATTGACATCAACATTTCAAGCTTCATGAATTTTAGGTATGCAGGAAGTAAGGAGGGTGCAAATTTTTTGATGGGCTTATTAAGATTAGTTTTCTACGTTGAGTGCTGTCAAGAGTgttacaacttttactataagtTCTTTACAAATTAACGTAATAATTCACATGACATTTACTATATCAATTACTAagcaattaaatttgattgtggcTAATGCGACAATGTCACGTAGATTACTATATCTGTTTGTAAGAAGGTTGTGATAAAGGCTAAAGTATAGTACCCTAAGTATTTTCCTTCCATGTGACTCCATGCATGCCTAGGGCCAATTGCATGTTTTCATATAGTGAAGACTGGTTTTTGACAATGTTCAAAGTATTGGAAAGAAGAAGTCTTCTATaagcattttcctttcctttataaTTTTTCAAGAACCAGCTGGAGGGAGAATAGCTAGACAGTTATAGAACATATATTTAGCTGCTGTTATTTGTCTAGAAATAAAGTATATGCCTGTTTTGATGTATTATATAAATTCTAATGATTTTACCAGTGAAGGCTGATGTTGTATCGAGCAATGTTAGTGACTTTGATCACCAGGGAATCTCCATTTCTCACTTCCAAGGTTGGCCCTGGGAATTGTCCATTTACTGTAATGGTGTTGTGGGTTCTGCACAGCCTCTTCACTGGTTTTGCTTCAATCTATATCAGTCCAAAGAAGAGAGAGGTAAGTCTATATCACCCTTCTTTGTGATTTGGTCGATATTCAAGATTGCATCCCATTTAGGAacaattagaatgataataagTTCATGAAAtgatacttatcaaaaaaaaaaataagttcatgaaatgaagaaaagacTTACAACAAATTCATGGTAGTGAGTTTCTGCATCTGCAAAAGGAGAAAGGAAAGCGAATATGACAAACCAGCCAAGTAGGAAGAAAGTACACCATGGCTTGACAGTGAGATTGTAAGCCTCCATTGCTTTCTCAACTTCTCTTGAATAAAGCTTGGAGTACTTGTGTGAGTTGCCTCCAGAAGAGAGCAACTATTTATACTGTCAAAAAGCGGGAAGTGAGACAACAAAAACTAGTTTTTTATGTTGTAAGAGAGGAACAATTTGGTAAATTAGGTTTTAAGTCAACAGTGATACTATAAGGATTGTAGGACAACTAGTCTAACCATAAAGGAATTTGGTGCACCCACTTACCCCATCACATGTTTTAATAAccaaaaagcaaagaaaaaaaagagagagtttcCTGTCTACTCATGGCATGTAGACCCATAATGAAATGTGTCCATCACATGAGTAAtaataatgctataaattatatttttataccacaatgaCTCTGAAAATGGTAATGTGCCAGTCCCAACtaatcttaaaaatattttattttattttttatacgaAGACCGATCCAAGAGTTGATTGGACTGTCATATTAACATTGCAAGGtagttgtaggataaaaatatagtttataacattattcattaCATATTACTGCTATTGCTAGGGCATGCCCAGCTATGTAATATCCTACTATAAGTCTTCTCATCAAAATCTAGATTGGGATAGAAGCATCTACATGAATTGAGTGTAATATTAGCTCATTAAGTATTGTCACTCCACAACacccaaaaatatgaaaataggAATAAGACCACCAGTAAAGGATTAAAACCAATGAAAATGACCACCAGTAAAGGATTAAAACCAATGAAAATGACCACCAGTAAAGGATTAAAACCAATGAAAATATTGGTTTTTAGTATACTAGAGATACTAATTATGGGTTCGCTTCAGCGAAGACAAAACCAAGATTTATCATTAGGTGGGACCAAGGGGCTAAGCAAggtcaaaaatatatataatatataaatattttaagggAGAAATATCATGAATATCCTTTGCCCATAATCGCTTCATCTTCCTATGTATAAGCTATAGCTCACTTTACCTTTTGAAAATCCTGGTTCCATCCCTGATCTCGGTTACCATTTTGCTGCCTCCCGTTCTCTACGTCCTAAAGCTTGAATTAAACCGCAtcattcatttattaaaaatgaatttcaTTATCAAAGCATTTATGTGAGCATAATGTCCACTTTCTATTTTCTAGCTTGCTTGTTTGTAATATGTTCTTAATATGTTTTAGATATCATTATCAAAGAACGGTTAGGGTGAGTTTGAATTTTTGGTTGATTAGGTGGAGAAAGGAGAAGTATATCTTTTGTCTTAGCTGATCATTTTTCCGTTAttcaaatgacataataatCAGTTCCACACCAAAAGTCTTTTGCCCTGACTACGTTAATTCCAAACAAGAATCAAAAGTCATCAGCTCCATCATCTCCGATAGACGTTTTCTAAGCAAAAAACTGTCAAAACTCTCTAAAAAAGCAATTAACAAACGTGCATGCAATTTTCAAGTAAATAAGGTCTTCAAGTAGGCTTGATGGGATTTCCCTTTTCCCTTTCCctattttgaataataataaaaaataaataaaaaaaggggtaGGCTTGATGGGTCTACTCCCTAAATTTCTTTGCATCATAAGACTAGCAATTCATTTGTCCAAAGACTTTCAATTTAGTATTGATGATGGCTAGGACATCCTCAGCAGTACCATCCATCATGCCTCCTCCTTGATGGctaaaaagttttcaaaaatgcAAACCTTTATTCTCATAACGTGCCAAAATTGACTTGTCAGATTTTTATCTGATTGCATTCCCATATCCTCCGCTTCCCgtttgttgaaaaagaaaccCTTTGAACAATAAATggttaatattaattttttgtcaaCAGAATGAAGCATATTTTAAACATCAATCAAGGCATTGATCAATAATGAGCTGGATTCATCATCTGCTACATTAGGTGTGAAATAAGAGAAAGGAAGCAGGTTTGCTAGGTCTACTGCTCAATTTTTCTTTCGTATCTACGAGATGAATGGTACAGAAGACCTACTACGATATTGCTTCAGATGAATTAGGTAGCCACCCAAACTGACTCGCACAAGTGCTACCATTTTATTACGTGAGTTTGCAATTTTGATTGCCACGTGTTTGTGTGAATCAATACAAGCCCTACACCTGTTATTGGAACCGTTAGCATTGTACGTGATTCGTTAACAATGCGTCATTGTTAAACTGCTATGACTTGGAGTTTAACAATGACGTCCGTCATTGTTAGACAACACGGTCAGACAGTACGGGCTCACCTAAACTGCTATGACTTaggaaattaaatgaaaaaaataaataaattgatacaTTCACATgcctcctcaaactactatctaattaataatgtacttttcaaactaccaaaacattgtcaatgtttccccCAAGACtagtaataaaacaaaaatgtctctataaacttctcaataagacaaaaatacccctataaattcaaaaaaaaaaaaaaaaattttaaaaaaaggaaaaaattttcatttaaaaataatatgtttttaaaaaacaaatttttttatttagttttaaaaaacaaaaattttatttttttaagcgaaaatttttattttttttaaacgtaaattttttttaaaaaaaaaattataaaacaatatatatatatatatatatatatatatttctttaatttttttgttaaaaaaaaacaaaattggccaccgtttgattttttattttttatttattttttattagtttaggttttaaagttttagtattttgttttatttctaaggAGTAATTTCGGAGACGTTGACAATTTGACAGTTTAGatgagacattgtcacaattgaaagtttggagagagggagggggaagacattatcaattgtgtggtagtttgaggagggtatgtagactttccaaaaaaacaaaaaaaaaaagggccctAGATGATTCTTACTCGCTACATGgaacaaaatttttctttaaatttgatttgagtaggttaaacttttattttgtttttgttacatttaacaatatatatataaatgactAATAATGTATTGTTGtcacgttatttaaaattattaaataatgtaGCATCAACAACCAATTCCTAATTATTCACCCTcctccaccttgctacaaagTTAAAAGTACCATTTGAGCCAAGCATGAATGGATTTTGACATAATCTGAAAAGAGTAAAGTACATATTAccacaacaaaattttttaatcccacaagaaaataaaaatcaacaataCAAAGTACCAACAAATGGATGTAACATTGCCAAAATTTATGTTTCatgatacaaaacaaaaaagcaggAAGAAATCCGAAacattgtgaaaaagaaaaaaaaaatgtaaaaattgtgAGTTTATGTCGTTTACACTGTCAAACAAATCATACAGGAAACTTCACCTTCGCCACACACCCGCCATACATGGAGTTCTCCGGCAACTACATGCCAAGATGGTGTTAAAAGGTGGGAGAGGATGAAGATGAAGGCACCCATAATAGAGTAAAGTGCCAATTGCTCAAAGTTAAACAACGAAACTGCAGTAACGGCATTAATAGTCGAACTTCAGACTTGAGCTATCTGCTGTTTCATTGCATGTAATGACTTCAGTTTTGATTcacaaattttgagaaacttgGATGCTACTGTACACTTCCCAGTCACTATTTTCCTTGCAACATCAACAGGACTCCAAGCCTTTACTGCTTGGGAGATCCGTTCACCAAGTTGTGTCTCATTTATGGATGATACCGAAGTTTCTAGAATCTTAAAAACCTGCCCAGGGCCACCCTCATTCTGTCCTTTCTTATGAAGAAAGGAGAGTATAGTTTCCAAATTTTCATCCTCGGGCCTGTTGATCTGTTCTCGTAACCATTTCGTTACGTGTTCTACCGTACCACATACGGATTGGATTGAGTCTCGAATTGCATGAGACAGAGGAGTATTTGGCTGATCTGAtccacctttcttttttttctttccagaAGGAAGAGACGACCGGACGGAAGACTGTAGTACAAGAACATGCCAGGCCAATGGCTCCGTAACCAGTTGCACCAGAATTGGAAGATCAACGCAAGGAGAGCAGATTTGGGGATCCATAGATCTGACCTTCTCTAAAACGTACATCTCCAGCAGAGAATCCACAATGTGCCAAGCACCAGGCCTATGTCCATGTCCATTTCCATCTGGCTGTGCTATTTCATGGGAACTCAAATTCCATGCATTCAAAAACACAGCAAAATTCAACCAATCGATCAAGTCCGAAGCAATTGTCTGCAGCAGGTgcaaaattttagtttatacGAAATGGTAAACCAAGTTGGTGGTGCCTAAGCTGCCTATGTGGTGACTTTACAAACTCATCCTGTTAACATAGTCTAATTGCACTCATGGAGGAGAACATTTGTTATTTGTATAAAAAACTTAACAAACCAATGTATCAAGTTCGTGAATCTACAGAATGGAAtggtttttgaaaaagaaaaggcacaaCTTTTCAAACTTAAAACATGATGTCCATACAAATGAGTTAGTCTACTTATTTGATAGGTATCTGTACAGCATGGTATAATGTAAACCAAAAAAGCGTGCTTGCAAAGGGTTTTATATGATGTCTAAAAAAGATACTGATAACAAAATAAGAATGAAATTAGACTGGAAATAAAATCATACCGAAGAAGGTTTTTGGCCACCAGAAACCCCCACAACCACTTCTATTGCATTACTGAAAGAAAATCCCAACAATTTCGCATAGCGTTCAAGCAGAAACTTCAGGTCTGAGGAAATCTTAGGGCCAGATACAGAACCATTCACTTTAATATTCTCCTTCAGCAATGCAGAAGCACTTTGAATAGACAAATACACCATTCGAGGAAGAAGAGACTTCCTCTCAATAACTCTCCGTATGTTTGCTTCTCGATCCTTTGTCTAGTTTCCATGCCAATAGATGcaagaaaactcaaaattaaaGCAGGCAAAGGAAGGGCAAACAACAAATGGGAGATTGTGATATGAACAAAACTAGATTGAACACAAGTTCTATTTACcacaaaaaattatatgtaaacTACAGTCATAAAGAACAGAAATTCCATACCATATCTTCTCTAGGATAATAAGAGATTCCTTCAAATGGACCTGATAACAACAGCTATcaatttagttcaaaaaatatCAATGAATGCAAAACGGGATAGAGATCTGACGGCCAAAACTTTCTTATGCCTAAGAATTTCACTTCAACTACTACAGGAAGCAATACTGACCTAAAAGATAATTCTTTTCTGAAGTTGGTGTCCACCAAGGACGTGACGGCAAGTCTTCGTTGAAGGTCAAAGATTTAGATCCAATCTCATTAGAGAGCTCAATGAAGTGGATCCCATATTTCAAGCTTTCAAGAACACACTGAAGAACATGTACATAAATGATATCACACATCACCAAATGCATTAACAGTGTAGGCAATTACATGCTAAagtggcaatttttttttaaaaaaatacctcttcttcttcaatgtTATCCGCATTCTGCTTCAGCTGTAGAATGGGTGCTTCAACCCTTGCCATTAAATATTGATTAGAGTGTTGCAATCGTTCTTTAAACTGAACAAATTCAATCACCTGAAATATGATATAATACAGtgtaaataatttcattttatatgGGCACAATCATAAAATGCCTTTTGCCAACAAAATGGAAATAACATGCTAATGCAACAAGCAAAATTTAAACAAAGCATAAATCCTTAGTGTGTCAGAAATTACCAAGATAAGTGCCAACACAGAGAGAGATGATGCAACTGAGACCAGTGGCCTCAAGATTCAGATTGTATACATATACGATCAGCATTTCTTTTCAGTTTCCAGCAATTTTGTTCAAATTCCAACCTAAATTTGATCTACTTTTCCAtatattattttcctaaaatCCAATCCTAAAGAACACCAAACCGCCCATCCATCAAATAACTCtcaaaccacccaaaaaaagtcCAAATACTATTCCCGGGTTATTGTTCACAGCCCAGAAACAACCATTCAAACCCTAAgttttcctctttatttcatCTCCAAATTTTACCCTTTTGTTATACACAACAGCTTTCGTGCTACCGCAATTCATTCATTGCTTGCTCTAACGCGCAACTATTACAAACTTGATATTCCgtaatatttttcattcaactCCCACCAAAATCTACTCGTagtcctaaaccctaaaacaaaTTGCTGTCCAGATTCTCCTCCAACCGATTTAGTATCACATCTTTTGTTCCACATCAATTTTGATATCAGAGCTTTTgtcttaattataaaaaatataaaatgaaaataaataaacatataattccCAATAAATCTTAGAACCATGTAATGCAAGTCATTTGTGGTAAAAAGCACATCagaataaatgaaaatatgcaTACTGGGAAATATGTTCATACTTTTGAGTAATTTCTGTGGCGATACGCCAAAAATGTAAGATCTGCAGATTCTCTGAAGTGGTCATCCATAAACTTGAGATAATCTTTTAGCAGATTATTTAGATCTACCCAAAGGGGAGACACCAACATCTGGGGTAAAATGTGATGTGAAACAGTTTCCATCAAGATATTCTTCACATCCAGAGATTTATACCTAAACAAGGTAAAAACTGCTATTATACTTGAAGAAGAGATAAAAGACACTGCATAAGAGTGCCAAATGCTCATAAACAGCAAGCCCAACCATATGGCCACTAAACCAGCATTTAAGTGGGCATCATTTGATGGAAAATAATGCACTTTCATCAATTAACATGTAAATTTGCATCAATTAAACAACTTTACCGTTCATACGCTAATGAAAGGGCACCCATGTGCGAATACAAATGCAACAATAAGATCTTGTACTGCGATACATATCTGTCACATGTGAAGAGACACAAATGTTATCTTTGTCATAGAGAATTCCTCTACACAATACAGAATAAATAGCTTTCATACTGAAAGTGACGGTGTACCAATAAATAATGCAAAGATGGTGTGcctcataaaaaaaatctatgttaTAAAGAAATTTAGTATTTCGACGCGATGGTCAATGTTACATCAAGTTTAAATTAACAACGCAATAAATGATGCCAATGGTAATCAAGAACTTAAAACAATTCCTGACCTTCGGATGGTCAAGCCAAACTCCAAAACCATAATTGCCTCTACAAAATAGCCAATATGCCTAGTACGCCAGAATAACTAAACCACAAAAATACCTGTCAGTATGAGCATCAACCACAGAAGGAAAAGAAATGGCACTTGCATATTGGGAATCTTAATAAACCGagttaaataaaacataacagAAAAACAATGCCATGCATGAAATATAAGAATACAAGCTAACAGAGGTGCACATCTGTTATTAAAAAACAGCTCTAGTATAAATTTTTGCGTACAGCACAAGGATGACTTTCTAGAAGTAACATAAGGTACCTGAACCAACACATTGCACACCATAGATAGTAATTCTTCTCCATACATGCTCTCTT from Corylus avellana chromosome ca10, CavTom2PMs-1.0 includes:
- the LOC132163411 gene encoding N-terminal acetyltransferase B complex auxiliary subunit NAA25 isoform X1; translation: MASKFGLAGGIPERRVRPVWDAIDSRQFKNALKLSTALLAKFPNSPYALALKALILERMGKPDEALSVCLSAKELLYKNDSILMDDLTLSTLQIAFQRLDHLDLATSCYEYACGKFPTNLELMMGLFNCYVREYSFVKQQQTAIKMYKLVGEERFLLWAVCSIQLQVFCGNGGEKLLLLAEGLLKKHVASHSLHEPEALIVYLSVLEQQAKYGDALEILSGKLGSLLMIEVDRLRIQGRLLARAGDYTAAASIFQKILELSPDDWECFLHYLGCLLEDDSSWVNGVLNDPIAPPKFLDCKLSHLPDEMFDSRISDASAFMQKLQADTSDNTIRCPYLANLEVERRKHLYGKGDDDKLMEALMQYFFRFGHLACFTTDVEVFVEILTPDKKTEFLEKLMKSSESPSPVPAKALGQSITLLKVQQLISKMYKLSESELEGSACQMVETYCKNLPLSKDLDPQESMYGEELLSMVCNVLVQLFWRTRHIGYFVEAIMVLEFGLTIRRYVSQYKILLLHLYSHMGALSLAYERYKSLDVKNILMETVSHHILPQMLVSPLWVDLNNLLKDYLKFMDDHFRESADLTFLAYRHRNYSKVIEFVQFKERLQHSNQYLMARVEAPILQLKQNADNIEEEECVLESLKYGIHFIELSNEIGSKSLTFNEDLPSRPWWTPTSEKNYLLGPFEGISYYPREDMTKDREANIRRVIERKSLLPRMVYLSIQSASALLKENIKVNGSVSGPKISSDLKFLLERYAKLLGFSFSNAIEVVVGVSGGQKPSSTIASDLIDWLNFAVFLNAWNLSSHEIAQPDGNGHGHRPGAWHIVDSLLEMYVLEKVRSMDPQICSPCVDLPILVQLVTEPLAWHVLVLQSSVRSSLPSGKKKKKGGSDQPNTPLSHAIRDSIQSVCGTVEHVTKWLREQINRPEDENLETILSFLHKKGQNEGGPGQVFKILETSVSSINETQLGERISQAVKAWSPVDVARKIVTGKCTVASKFLKICESKLKSLHAMKQQIAQV
- the LOC132164358 gene encoding SWR1 complex subunit 6: MDDDNSNPFRRMSSRTRKVAPRMAAALASSDNRTQAALARLEALENDNAGMETVEINDEDDSSLDDEDQGYMQKRQSKGTKRKTRQAKALENARKAPRTFLELLHEANLESLPPHVPSYLKAAVGPPSSTSRRHFCTVCGYAASYTCVKCGMRFCSRRCQNIHNDTRCLKFVA
- the LOC132163685 gene encoding laccase-13-like, yielding MEAYNLTVKPWCTFFLLGWFVIFAFLSPFADAETHYHEFVIEAKPVKRLCRTHNTITVNGQFPGPTLEVRNGDSLVIKVTNIARYNISLHWHGIRQLRNPWADGPTYVTQCPIQTGATYTYRFTIINQEGTLWWHAHTDWLRATVYGALIIHPQLGSPYPFSTPKQEYTILLGEWFDRNPMDVLKLAQFTGAAVNVSDAYTVNGQPGDLYRCSSQETVRFPIESGETVLLRIINSALNQELFFAIAKHKMTVVGVDAKYTKPFTTRVIMVGPGQTTNVLLTADQPPAHYYMAARAYNTAQNAAFDNTTTTAILEYKSAPCGAKKGQSSKPILPQLPAYNDTATATAFNAGLKSPYQVKVPTNIDENLFFTVGLGLTNCTRPNSPRCQGPNGTRFAASMNNVSFVLPRKNSIMQAYYQGAPGGVFTTDFPPVPPIQFDYTGNVNRGLWQPVPGTKLYKLKYGSRVQIVLQDTSIVTTEDHPIHLHGYHFFVVGSGFGNFNPTRDTANFNLIDPPERNTIGSNPGGWVVIRFVADNPGVWLMHCHLDSHFGLGLAMAFLVENGVGESQSVIPPPADLPPC